From Xenopus laevis strain J_2021 chromosome 7L, Xenopus_laevis_v10.1, whole genome shotgun sequence, one genomic window encodes:
- the scn3b.L gene encoding sodium channel, voltage gated, type III beta subunit L homeolog precursor, whose protein sequence is MAAWENIFWTDSVLLFLMVVFCSPVCVEVQSGTEAVKGENMTLLCISCMKREEVAATTNVRWFYQPEDGQEILIYEFDGKPLDIKSPLQGRLQWTGSKDLQDVSITILNVTTNDTGVFTCHVNRTLHFDAHRHSTQSKKSITLKVMEEAGEDFTSVLSKIMMYLLLAFLTFWLLVEVAYCYRKISKAEEVTQESVTDYLAIPSENKENCSVPVEE, encoded by the exons TTGTCTTTTGTTCGCCTGTGTGTGTTGAAGTCCAATCTGGTACAGAAGCTGTAAAGGGAGAGAACATGACCTTGTTGTGCATCTCTTGCATGAAGAGGGAGGAAGTTGCTGCCACCACCAATGTTAGGTGGTTCTATCAACCTGAGGATGGGCAAGAAATACTT ATTTATGAATTTGATGGAAAACCTTTAGACATAAAAAGTCCACTGCAAGGTCGACTTCAGTGGACAGGAAGCAAAGATCTGCAAGATGTTTCTATCACCATCCTCAATGTAACAACCAATGACACAGGAGTCTTTACCTGCCATGTGAACCGTACTCTGCACTTTGATGCTCACCGTCACTCAACTCAAAGCAAGAAAAGCATCACACTAAAGGTCATGGAAGAAG CTGGTGAAGACTTTACTTCGGTTCTTTCTAAAATTATGATGTATTTGCTTCTTGCCTTCCTTACCTTCTGGCTATTAGTAGAAGTTGCATATTGCTACAGGAAGATCTCCAAGGCAGAAGAAGTGACGCAAGAAAGTGT AACTGACTATTTAGCTATACCATCAGAAAACAAGGAGAACTGTTCAGTTCCAgttgaagaataa